In Streptomyces puniciscabiei, a single genomic region encodes these proteins:
- a CDS encoding RNA polymerase sigma factor gives MASAQAGDRASLDRLLVRLRPTVMRRCSRFLPHHADAEEAAQDALLSISTHLHEYTGRGSFLGWVTVIASNAARSTYRSMRRRAEDSHAVVPGGVDPRTTSVIAGTRLDLMESLAALEERHPALVESFVLRDLGDLTYLQVAEITGAPLGTVKDRIHQARRFMRDRLGGGL, from the coding sequence GTGGCGTCTGCCCAGGCAGGAGACCGGGCGTCCCTGGACCGCCTCCTCGTCAGGCTTCGGCCCACCGTGATGCGCCGCTGCTCCCGGTTTCTTCCGCACCACGCCGACGCCGAAGAGGCCGCGCAGGACGCCCTGTTGTCCATCAGCACCCATCTGCACGAGTACACCGGGCGAGGCTCGTTCCTCGGCTGGGTGACAGTGATCGCCTCGAACGCCGCCAGGTCCACGTACCGCTCGATGCGCCGACGCGCGGAGGACAGCCATGCCGTCGTTCCCGGCGGTGTCGACCCACGGACGACGAGCGTCATCGCGGGGACCCGCCTGGACCTGATGGAGTCGCTGGCCGCACTGGAGGAACGGCACCCGGCCCTGGTGGAGTCCTTCGTGCTCCGCGATCTCGGGGACCTGACCTATCTTCAGGTCGCCGAGATCACCGGCGCTCCTCTGGGCACGGTCAAGGACCGCATCCATCAGGCCCGTCGCTTCATGCGGGACCGCCTCGGCGGTGGCCTCTGA
- a CDS encoding MerR family transcriptional regulator has translation MPAENASVAGNLDDDDYPAYTMGRAADVLGTTPAFLRAVGEVGLIVPLRSEGGHRRYSRRQLRIAARARELVDQGTPIEAACRIVSLEDQLDDALRLNREIRRKLAEHVADT, from the coding sequence ATGCCCGCTGAGAACGCCTCCGTCGCAGGCAACCTCGACGATGACGACTACCCCGCCTACACCATGGGGCGGGCGGCGGACGTTCTCGGCACCACCCCCGCCTTCCTCCGGGCCGTCGGTGAAGTCGGACTGATCGTTCCGCTGCGTTCGGAAGGCGGCCACCGCCGTTATTCCCGCCGCCAGTTGCGCATCGCCGCCCGCGCCCGTGAGCTCGTCGACCAGGGCACCCCCATCGAGGCCGCGTGCCGCATCGTCTCCCTTGAGGACCAGCTCGACGACGCCCTGCGTCTGAACCGGGAAATACGCCGGAAGCTGGCCGAGCACGTCGCAGATACCTAG
- a CDS encoding cold-shock protein encodes MASGTVKWFNAEKGFGFIEQEGGGADVFAHYSNIISNGGFRELQEGQKVSFDVTQGQKGPQAENIVPA; translated from the coding sequence ATGGCATCTGGCACCGTGAAGTGGTTCAACGCGGAAAAGGGCTTCGGCTTCATCGAGCAGGAGGGCGGCGGCGCTGACGTCTTCGCCCACTACTCGAACATCATCAGCAACGGTGGCTTCCGCGAGCTTCAGGAAGGCCAGAAGGTTAGCTTCGACGTCACGCAGGGCCAGAAGGGCCCGCAGGCCGAGAACATCGTTCCCGCCTGA
- a CDS encoding DEAD/DEAH box helicase, which produces MNRTPRHTGTASGSRFRTQGTGRQGPRPGTGRKTGQGAGSGPRRQEFALPVTLTEPLPAVETFSELDLPARLLAALGAEGVTVPFPIQAATLPNALAGRHVLGRGRTGSGKTLAFGLPVLARLDGQRAQPRQPLALVLVPTRELAQQVTDALTPYARALRLRLATVVGGMSTGRQTSALRDGAEVVVATPGRLKDLIERRACRLDRVAVTVLDEADQMADMGFMPQVTALLDQVPASGQRLLFSATLDRNIDLLVRRYLHDPVVHSVDPSAGAVTTMEHHLLHVRDADKDTAATEIAAREGRVLMFLDTKHAADRLARHLLSVGVRASALHGGKSQSQRNRTLAQFKDGHITVLVATNVAARGIHVTGLDLVVNVDPPGDHKDYLHRGGRTARAGESGTVVTLVLPHQRRAVDRLMGDAGIAPRTVRIRPGEAELQRITGARTPSGVPVVLAAPVEGRPEGKGSVGRHRRSRAAGRERSGQGAGRGGSGRAAARDRRSAPRNTP; this is translated from the coding sequence ATGAACCGCACCCCCCGTCACACCGGCACCGCTTCCGGCAGCCGCTTCCGTACGCAGGGGACGGGCCGTCAGGGCCCCCGTCCGGGTACCGGACGAAAGACCGGCCAGGGCGCAGGCTCCGGCCCGCGCCGACAGGAGTTCGCCCTGCCGGTCACCCTCACCGAGCCGCTGCCGGCGGTCGAGACGTTCTCTGAACTGGACTTGCCCGCAAGGCTGTTGGCCGCGCTCGGCGCCGAGGGCGTGACCGTGCCCTTCCCGATCCAGGCGGCCACACTGCCGAACGCGCTGGCCGGCCGGCACGTCCTGGGCCGAGGCCGGACGGGCTCGGGCAAGACGCTCGCCTTCGGCCTGCCGGTACTGGCCCGGCTGGACGGACAGCGGGCCCAGCCCCGGCAGCCGCTCGCCCTCGTCCTGGTCCCCACCCGGGAACTGGCCCAGCAGGTCACCGACGCGCTCACCCCCTACGCCCGCGCCCTGCGGCTGCGGCTCGCCACCGTGGTGGGCGGCATGTCAACAGGCCGCCAGACGAGTGCGCTGCGCGACGGCGCCGAGGTCGTCGTGGCGACGCCCGGCCGGCTCAAGGACCTCATCGAGCGGCGGGCCTGCCGGCTGGACCGGGTCGCCGTCACCGTGCTGGACGAAGCCGACCAGATGGCCGACATGGGTTTCATGCCGCAGGTGACCGCGCTGCTCGACCAAGTTCCCGCGAGCGGCCAGCGCTTGCTGTTCTCGGCCACGCTGGACCGCAACATCGACCTGCTGGTACGCCGCTACCTCCACGACCCCGTGGTGCACTCGGTCGACCCGTCCGCGGGAGCCGTCACCACCATGGAGCACCATCTGCTGCACGTGCGCGACGCCGACAAGGACACCGCCGCGACCGAGATCGCCGCACGCGAGGGACGCGTGCTCATGTTCCTGGACACCAAGCACGCGGCGGACCGGCTCGCCAGGCACCTGTTGTCCGTCGGGGTGCGTGCCTCGGCCCTGCACGGCGGCAAGTCCCAGTCGCAGCGCAACCGGACGCTCGCTCAGTTCAAGGACGGCCACATCACGGTGCTGGTGGCCACCAACGTCGCCGCCCGCGGAATCCACGTCACGGGCCTCGACCTCGTCGTGAACGTAGACCCTCCCGGCGACCACAAGGACTACCTCCACCGCGGCGGCCGTACCGCACGCGCCGGCGAGTCCGGCACCGTCGTGACCCTCGTGCTGCCGCACCAGCGGCGAGCGGTGGACCGTCTGATGGGCGATGCCGGAATCGCTCCGCGCACCGTGCGGATCCGCCCAGGTGAGGCCGAGCTGCAGCGCATCACCGGCGCCCGGACCCCCTCCGGCGTACCCGTCGTCCTCGCCGCACCGGTCGAAGGACGACCCGAGGGCAAGGGATCGGTCGGCCGGCATCGCAGGAGCCGGGCCGCCGGCCGTGAAAGGAGCGGCCAGGGAGCCGGCCGTGGCGGAAGCGGCCGGGCCGCCGCCCGGGACCGTCGCAGTGCGCCGAGGAACACGCCATAG
- a CDS encoding CBS domain-containing protein, with product MTPIPPRTQQPDSAAGTGLTARDAMHAPGPQVDDHMAVDVALSVLIGARVPHLLLRDEDGRCTGLVTRAQLAAHRGGSWYIDRTRLRDIPLDRGPFTSSTAILGEAEAAMRVRALDTSPVIDEHGYALGVLALTP from the coding sequence TTGACGCCGATTCCGCCCCGAACACAGCAGCCCGACAGCGCCGCCGGCACCGGTCTGACGGCCCGCGACGCCATGCACGCTCCCGGGCCGCAGGTCGACGACCACATGGCGGTCGACGTGGCCCTGTCCGTGCTCATCGGTGCGCGCGTCCCGCATCTGCTCCTCAGGGACGAGGACGGCCGGTGCACGGGTCTGGTCACCCGGGCCCAGCTCGCCGCGCACCGCGGCGGCTCCTGGTACATCGACCGGACGCGGCTGCGGGACATCCCGCTCGACCGCGGACCGTTCACCTCGTCCACGGCCATACTCGGCGAGGCGGAGGCCGCCATGCGGGTCCGGGCGCTGGACACGTCCCCCGTGATCGACGAACACGGCTACGCCCTGGGCGTGCTCGCTCTCACGCCCTGA
- a CDS encoding SCO5918 family protein codes for MRCVIARYPFDLTKIEVEQSMTGVPPEPLTGVSVTIDRRVYPVMQVGEVITRQNRRDFTVAEMRRALTRLGFACHDARPVAPSRDARADDDALGW; via the coding sequence ATGCGCTGTGTCATCGCCCGGTACCCCTTCGACCTGACCAAGATCGAGGTCGAACAGTCCATGACCGGCGTACCGCCCGAACCCCTCACCGGCGTGTCCGTCACCATCGACCGCCGCGTCTACCCCGTGATGCAGGTCGGGGAAGTGATCACCAGGCAGAACCGCCGTGACTTCACGGTGGCCGAGATGCGCCGGGCGCTGACCCGGCTCGGCTTCGCCTGCCACGACGCGCGCCCGGTCGCGCCAAGCCGGGATGCGCGGGCGGACGACGACGCGCTCGGCTGGTGA
- a CDS encoding flavin reductase family protein, translating to MLDKGAVALPAVDGREFRQAMGRFPTGVAIVASGAGTSTEALTVNSVTSVSLHPLLVSVCLRPEGRVSRRIAQRREFTLSFLTADQEHVSAQFASHDRPVGLQAQRQLGDLVGPRGSVLVHEALAAMECTVEAFHNGGDHVILLGRVEGLHLGDAAGEPLVFHRGAYTRLASYAGAQG from the coding sequence ATGCTCGACAAGGGGGCAGTTGCGCTCCCTGCCGTGGACGGCAGGGAGTTCAGGCAGGCCATGGGCAGGTTTCCCACGGGCGTCGCGATCGTCGCCTCCGGCGCGGGGACGAGCACCGAGGCGCTGACCGTGAACTCGGTGACCTCCGTCTCGCTCCACCCGCTCCTGGTCTCGGTCTGCCTGCGCCCCGAGGGACGCGTCTCCCGGCGGATCGCCCAGCGCCGGGAGTTCACGCTGAGCTTCCTCACCGCCGACCAGGAGCACGTGTCGGCACAGTTCGCCTCCCACGACCGGCCGGTCGGGCTCCAGGCACAGCGGCAGCTCGGCGATCTCGTGGGCCCGCGCGGCTCGGTCCTGGTCCACGAGGCCCTGGCCGCCATGGAGTGCACGGTGGAGGCGTTCCACAACGGCGGGGACCACGTGATCCTCCTCGGCCGTGTCGAGGGCCTGCACCTCGGCGACGCGGCCGGGGAACCGCTGGTCTTCCACCGCGGCGCCTACACCCGGCTCGCCTCGTACGCCGGCGCACAGGGCTGA
- a CDS encoding 3-oxoacyl-ACP synthase III family protein has translation MVHAVAATRAGITAGIREIGICVPERVVTNQDLERTLDTSDEWIRTNIGVETRRYADADDWTSDLGSRALLDACGRAGVPPASVDLVICGTYTPDRMLPSTAVTIMGKAGISGTPGFDVNSGGCPGSVYALEVGANFIASGAYRRVAVVLSDVNTKIFDPQDRTVAVIFGDAAACYLLEPVTSGAAGIGAARLGSEPSGQSIGYVTREPRHDANGERRQSGFGDNFTVMVGRGIRDFVLGTVPGLIEKTVADAGLGLDDIDFYALHQANRHMVHSILDTLGQPREKTLTNIQHIGNTSGASVPLVLRDAVDAGRIRTGDRVLLAAFGAGLNYGALVARWCGPEDFA, from the coding sequence ATGGTGCACGCCGTCGCCGCGACCCGCGCCGGGATCACCGCCGGAATCAGGGAGATCGGCATCTGCGTCCCCGAACGCGTGGTGACCAACCAGGACCTCGAACGGACCCTCGACACCTCCGACGAGTGGATCCGCACCAACATCGGTGTGGAGACCCGGCGTTACGCGGATGCCGACGACTGGACCTCCGACCTGGGAAGCCGGGCCCTGCTGGACGCCTGTGGGCGCGCCGGCGTGCCGCCCGCCTCCGTCGACCTCGTCATCTGCGGTACGTACACCCCGGACCGCATGCTGCCCAGCACCGCCGTCACCATCATGGGCAAGGCCGGCATCAGCGGTACGCCCGGCTTCGACGTGAACAGCGGTGGCTGCCCCGGCTCGGTGTACGCGCTGGAGGTGGGCGCGAACTTCATCGCCTCCGGCGCCTACCGCCGCGTGGCCGTGGTCCTCAGCGACGTCAACACCAAGATCTTCGACCCTCAGGACCGCACGGTCGCCGTCATCTTCGGTGACGCCGCCGCCTGTTACCTGCTGGAGCCGGTGACGTCCGGCGCCGCCGGGATCGGCGCGGCACGGCTGGGCAGCGAGCCCTCCGGACAGTCCATCGGCTACGTCACCCGGGAGCCGCGTCACGACGCGAACGGGGAGCGGCGCCAGTCGGGATTCGGCGACAACTTCACCGTCATGGTGGGCCGCGGGATCCGCGACTTCGTGCTCGGTACCGTCCCCGGCCTGATCGAGAAGACGGTGGCCGACGCGGGGCTCGGGCTGGACGACATCGACTTCTACGCCCTGCATCAGGCCAACCGCCACATGGTGCACTCGATCCTGGACACCCTCGGTCAGCCGCGTGAGAAGACGCTGACGAACATCCAGCACATCGGCAACACCTCGGGCGCCTCGGTCCCGCTCGTCCTGCGCGATGCCGTCGACGCGGGACGGATCCGCACCGGAGACCGGGTCCTGTTGGCGGCGTTCGGCGCCGGCCTCAACTACGGGGCCCTGGTCGCGCGCTGGTGCGGCCCCGAGGACTTCGCCTGA
- a CDS encoding SRPBCC family protein has translation MTGSISIAAPFAEVYAVVSDPERLPDWCTDFARAARKDGDHWTVDTPFGPVEVRSTADRGTGVVDYRVVSEHGDHRAFTRLIAESDDRTEFVFTRLFGAGEGENEAPQLLSVIEGRLKNLSSLF, from the coding sequence GTGACAGGAAGCATCAGCATCGCGGCGCCGTTCGCCGAGGTCTACGCCGTCGTCTCCGATCCGGAGCGGCTGCCCGACTGGTGCACCGACTTCGCGCGCGCCGCGCGCAAGGACGGCGACCACTGGACGGTGGACACGCCGTTCGGCCCGGTCGAGGTCCGCTCCACGGCCGACCGCGGGACCGGGGTCGTCGACTACCGCGTGGTCTCCGAGCACGGCGACCACCGCGCGTTCACCCGGCTGATAGCCGAGTCCGACGACCGGACCGAGTTCGTCTTCACCCGCCTCTTCGGCGCCGGGGAGGGCGAGAACGAGGCGCCGCAGCTGCTCTCCGTCATCGAGGGCCGCCTCAAGAACCTCTCCTCGCTGTTCTGA
- a CDS encoding 3-dehydroquinate synthase II family protein — MKFAWIDLRKVSAEHREAVVDAAVHARLEGVLDDNLDVLASLPPTVLKVLLPAPGAPLPPEAADVADIVLSPVTTTEELDKLKLTAGDGTSVGAFVDVIDDPTLRLACAAAIALPNTLVKFRDPTKIPLEIVIAAADKSPGRLICEAGDLEEAGIIVDVLEKGSDGLLYGPKDAGEVFALVELLGGKTPDLDLTTLTVQSIEHNGLGDRVCVDTCTHFGKDEGILVGSYASGFILGVSETHPLPYMPTRPFRVNAGALHSYVLGEDNRTNYLSELKAGSTILGVTADGRTRRIVVGRVKLESRPLLTIRAVSPEGVEVSLTVQDDWHVRVLGPGAKVLNVTELKAGDQLLGYIATDKRHVGWPVAEFCIEK, encoded by the coding sequence GTGAAGTTCGCCTGGATCGATCTGCGCAAGGTGAGTGCCGAGCACCGGGAGGCCGTGGTCGACGCCGCCGTCCACGCCCGCCTGGAGGGTGTTCTCGACGACAACCTGGACGTGCTCGCCTCGCTGCCGCCGACCGTCCTCAAGGTCCTGCTGCCGGCCCCCGGCGCGCCGCTGCCGCCCGAGGCCGCGGACGTCGCCGACATCGTCCTGTCCCCGGTCACGACGACCGAGGAGCTGGACAAGCTGAAGCTGACCGCGGGTGACGGCACCTCCGTCGGTGCCTTCGTCGACGTCATCGACGACCCCACGCTGCGGCTGGCCTGCGCCGCGGCGATCGCGCTGCCGAACACGCTGGTCAAGTTCCGCGACCCCACCAAGATCCCGCTGGAGATCGTGATCGCCGCGGCCGACAAGAGCCCGGGCCGGCTGATCTGCGAGGCCGGCGACCTGGAAGAGGCAGGGATCATCGTCGACGTGCTGGAGAAGGGCTCCGACGGCCTGCTGTACGGCCCGAAGGACGCGGGCGAGGTGTTCGCCCTGGTGGAGCTGCTCGGCGGCAAGACCCCGGACCTGGACCTGACCACCCTCACCGTCCAGTCCATCGAGCACAACGGCCTCGGCGACCGCGTCTGCGTCGACACCTGCACCCACTTCGGAAAGGACGAGGGCATCCTGGTCGGCTCCTACGCCTCGGGCTTCATCCTCGGCGTCAGCGAGACCCACCCGCTGCCCTACATGCCGACGCGCCCCTTCCGGGTCAACGCCGGTGCCCTGCACTCGTACGTCCTGGGCGAGGACAACCGCACCAACTACCTGAGCGAGCTGAAGGCCGGCAGCACCATCCTCGGTGTCACGGCGGACGGCAGGACGCGCCGCATCGTCGTCGGCCGGGTGAAGCTGGAGTCCCGCCCGCTGCTGACCATCCGCGCCGTCTCCCCGGAGGGCGTCGAGGTCAGCCTGACCGTCCAGGACGACTGGCACGTGCGCGTGCTCGGCCCGGGCGCCAAGGTGCTCAACGTCACCGAGCTGAAGGCCGGCGACCAGCTCCTCGGCTACATCGCCACCGACAAGCGCCACGTGGGCTGGCCGGTCGCCGAGTTCTGCATCGAGAAGTAG
- a CDS encoding MaoC family dehydratase N-terminal domain-containing protein — MADTAQATHDMGPAPGTRLAPFTVLVERGRLRFFGQVIGLEDTEFTSLERARAAGHPDLPVPPTFLFGLELEHQTGTAGPLAVDPARVLHTEQSFTYHTTAHAGDELVFSPVISDVYRRRGGTMEFVVRDTAVTRPDGTPVADLHQVIMVRHPEAGR, encoded by the coding sequence ATGGCCGACACCGCACAGGCGACACACGACATGGGGCCGGCGCCCGGGACCCGGCTCGCGCCCTTCACCGTTCTGGTGGAGCGGGGGAGGCTGCGGTTCTTCGGGCAGGTGATCGGGCTGGAGGACACCGAGTTCACCAGCCTGGAGCGGGCCCGGGCGGCCGGACATCCCGACCTGCCCGTACCGCCGACCTTTCTCTTCGGACTGGAGCTGGAGCATCAGACGGGCACGGCCGGCCCTCTTGCGGTCGACCCGGCCCGGGTGCTGCACACCGAGCAGTCCTTCACGTACCACACCACGGCGCACGCCGGGGACGAGCTCGTCTTCTCCCCCGTGATCAGTGACGTGTACCGGCGTCGCGGCGGAACCATGGAGTTCGTGGTCCGCGACACCGCCGTCACCAGGCCCGACGGAACACCCGTCGCCGACCTGCACCAAGTGATCATGGTGCGGCATCCGGAGGCCGGACGATGA
- a CDS encoding MaoC/PaaZ C-terminal domain-containing protein, which yields MSTPTPASLMAPDLPELSPGEVTRARLALFAGASGDHNPIHIDTDAARAAGFDDVLAHGMLSMAFLGRLVTSWVPLGAVRSLKARFSAVTPVHARPHCSGRVTAVTEGPDGERLCRIALTVRLQDGTVTVRGEAVVAADALLASAP from the coding sequence ATGAGCACGCCGACGCCCGCTTCCCTGATGGCCCCCGACCTCCCGGAACTGAGCCCCGGCGAGGTCACCCGGGCGAGGCTCGCCCTGTTCGCCGGTGCCTCCGGCGACCACAACCCGATCCACATCGACACCGACGCGGCCCGCGCCGCCGGCTTCGACGACGTCCTGGCCCACGGCATGCTCTCGATGGCCTTCCTGGGCCGGCTCGTGACCTCCTGGGTCCCCCTCGGCGCCGTCCGCTCCCTCAAGGCGCGGTTCTCCGCGGTGACCCCCGTGCACGCGCGGCCGCACTGCTCCGGGCGCGTCACCGCCGTCACCGAGGGTCCCGACGGGGAGCGCCTGTGCCGGATCGCGCTGACCGTGCGGCTCCAGGACGGCACGGTGACCGTGCGCGGCGAGGCCGTGGTGGCGGCCGACGCCCTGCTCGCCTCGGCGCCCTGA
- the fabG gene encoding 3-oxoacyl-ACP reductase FabG, whose amino-acid sequence MARSVLVTGGNRGIGLAVARAFLAGGDKVAVTYRGSAPPDGIFGVRCDVTDTRQVEAAFKEVEDAHGPVEVLVSNAGITDDALLLRMPEQRFTSVLDTNLTGAYRVSKRAARSMLKGRWGRVILMSSVAGTTGTVGQVNYAASKSGMIGMARSMARELAAWGVTVNVVAPGLVLTDMAQKLSEERREEMRAQVPLGRHGSVEEVASAVCWLASDGAGYVTGAVVPVDGGLGMGH is encoded by the coding sequence ATGGCACGTTCCGTGCTGGTAACCGGAGGAAACCGGGGCATCGGGCTGGCGGTCGCCCGAGCCTTCCTGGCAGGCGGTGACAAGGTCGCCGTGACCTACCGCGGCAGCGCACCGCCCGACGGGATCTTCGGCGTACGGTGCGACGTGACCGACACCCGTCAGGTGGAGGCCGCCTTCAAGGAGGTCGAGGACGCGCACGGACCCGTCGAGGTCCTGGTGTCCAACGCCGGCATCACGGACGACGCGCTGCTGCTGCGGATGCCCGAGCAGCGGTTCACTTCGGTCCTGGACACCAACCTGACCGGCGCCTACCGGGTCTCCAAGCGGGCCGCGCGCAGCATGCTCAAGGGGCGCTGGGGCCGGGTGATCCTGATGTCCTCGGTCGCCGGCACCACCGGCACGGTCGGCCAGGTCAACTACGCGGCCAGCAAGTCCGGAATGATCGGCATGGCCCGCTCCATGGCGCGCGAGCTGGCCGCGTGGGGTGTCACCGTGAACGTGGTGGCGCCGGGCCTGGTGCTCACCGACATGGCCCAGAAGCTGTCCGAGGAGCGCCGGGAGGAGATGCGCGCCCAGGTTCCGCTCGGGCGCCACGGCAGCGTCGAGGAGGTGGCCTCGGCGGTGTGCTGGCTGGCCTCCGACGGTGCCGGCTACGTCACCGGTGCGGTCGTCCCGGTCGACGGAGGCCTGGGCATGGGACATTGA
- a CDS encoding zinc-binding dehydrogenase, giving the protein MIAAYAARIDPQHPLEGLELGEVPEPEVPHGWTTVRLAAASLNHHDLWSLRGVGVTARDLPLILGCDGAGVDDRGNEVVIHSVIGESGHGVGPDERRSMLSERYPGTFAQRIAVPRWNLLPKPAELTFEEAACLPGAWLTAYRMLFTNAALSPGDTVLVQGAGGGVATAAVVLGSAAGFRVFVTSRDDVKRKRALALGAEAAFETGARLPQRVDAVLETVGAATWSHSVRALKDGGRLVISGATSGPNPPLGELQHIFYRELRVIGSTMGSKKELGALIDFCVAKGVRPVIDSVFPLGDIHRAFARMELGDLFGKIVLTIP; this is encoded by the coding sequence ATGATCGCTGCCTACGCCGCCCGTATCGATCCCCAACACCCTTTGGAGGGCCTTGAGTTGGGAGAGGTGCCGGAGCCGGAGGTGCCACACGGCTGGACCACCGTCCGGCTGGCCGCCGCCTCGCTCAACCACCATGACCTGTGGTCCCTGCGCGGGGTCGGTGTCACCGCGCGGGACCTTCCGCTGATCCTCGGCTGCGACGGAGCCGGCGTGGACGACCGGGGCAACGAGGTCGTCATCCACTCCGTCATCGGTGAGAGCGGCCACGGCGTCGGGCCGGACGAGCGGCGCTCGATGCTGTCCGAGAGGTATCCCGGCACCTTCGCGCAGCGGATCGCCGTGCCGCGCTGGAACCTGCTGCCCAAGCCCGCCGAGCTGACCTTCGAGGAGGCGGCGTGCCTGCCGGGCGCATGGCTGACCGCGTACCGGATGCTCTTCACCAACGCGGCGCTGAGCCCCGGCGACACCGTCCTCGTACAGGGCGCCGGCGGGGGTGTGGCCACGGCGGCCGTGGTCCTCGGCTCGGCCGCCGGGTTCCGCGTCTTCGTCACCAGCCGCGACGACGTCAAACGCAAGCGGGCGCTCGCCCTGGGCGCGGAGGCCGCCTTCGAGACGGGGGCACGGCTGCCGCAGCGGGTCGACGCGGTGCTGGAGACGGTGGGGGCGGCCACCTGGTCCCACTCGGTGCGTGCGCTCAAGGACGGCGGCCGGCTCGTCATCTCCGGCGCCACCAGCGGCCCCAACCCGCCGCTCGGCGAACTGCAGCACATCTTCTACCGCGAGCTGAGGGTGATCGGCTCGACGATGGGCAGCAAGAAGGAGCTGGGTGCCCTGATCGACTTCTGCGTGGCCAAGGGCGTGCGCCCGGTCATCGACTCGGTGTTCCCGCTGGGCGACATCCACCGGGCGTTCGCCCGCATGGAACTGGGCGATCTGTTCGGGAAGATCGTGCTGACGATCCCGTGA
- a CDS encoding 3-oxoacyl-ACP synthase III family protein encodes MTKAASLAPYGVGIRAIGGYVPSQVVTNADLEARLDTTDAWISEHIGITTRRWAGPEERTSDLGAAALLDACERAGVSPDSIDLLVCGTFTPDHMLPAAAVAIARKLGLSGVPGFDVNSGGCPGGTFALDVGAKYLMSGQYRRVAVVLADTTTKTLDPEDRTVGVIFGDAAACYLLEPCAPGTGMAPALLRSDPSAYETAFVKREQRTWSADGTEKLSGFGTNFMHMHGRSVRNFALDTMPNFVLELLEHHAMTVEDLDLIIFHQANYHLIHLLMEKIGLPAERTLTNVERLGNTSGAGVPLVLRDAVDSGRVKAGDTVALVSFGAGMSHGGTVIRWTAEDDFLVPVG; translated from the coding sequence ATGACGAAGGCTGCCAGTCTCGCCCCGTACGGCGTGGGGATCCGAGCCATCGGGGGGTACGTGCCCAGCCAGGTGGTGACCAACGCGGATCTCGAAGCGCGCCTGGACACGACGGACGCCTGGATCAGCGAGCACATCGGCATCACCACCCGGCGCTGGGCCGGCCCCGAGGAGCGCACGTCCGACCTGGGCGCCGCCGCGCTGCTCGACGCGTGCGAGCGGGCGGGCGTCAGCCCCGACTCCATCGACCTGCTCGTCTGCGGCACGTTCACGCCCGACCACATGCTGCCGGCCGCCGCGGTGGCCATCGCCCGCAAGCTGGGCCTGTCCGGCGTACCGGGGTTCGACGTCAACAGTGGTGGCTGCCCCGGCGGCACGTTCGCCCTCGACGTCGGTGCCAAGTACCTGATGTCGGGGCAGTACCGGCGCGTGGCCGTGGTCCTCGCCGACACCACCACCAAGACCCTCGACCCCGAGGACCGCACGGTCGGCGTGATCTTCGGCGACGCCGCTGCCTGCTACCTGCTCGAACCGTGCGCCCCCGGCACCGGCATGGCACCGGCCCTGCTGCGCAGTGACCCCAGCGCGTACGAGACCGCGTTCGTCAAGCGGGAGCAGCGCACCTGGTCGGCGGACGGGACCGAGAAGCTCTCCGGCTTCGGCACCAACTTCATGCACATGCACGGCCGTTCGGTGCGCAACTTCGCACTCGACACCATGCCGAACTTCGTCCTCGAACTGCTGGAGCACCACGCGATGACGGTGGAGGACCTCGACCTGATCATCTTCCACCAGGCCAACTACCACCTGATCCACCTCCTCATGGAGAAGATCGGGCTGCCCGCCGAGCGCACCCTGACCAATGTGGAGCGGCTCGGCAACACCTCGGGCGCGGGCGTGCCCCTGGTGCTGCGCGACGCCGTGGACTCGGGCCGGGTCAAGGCCGGCGACACGGTCGCACTGGTCTCGTTCGGGGCCGGGATGAGCCACGGCGGCACGGTCATCAGATGGACTGCCGAGGACGACTTCCTGGTGCCGGTCGGCTAG